The Pseudarthrobacter sp. NS4 genome includes a window with the following:
- a CDS encoding asparaginase — MPHNPHATFTVDSAVELAVIERSGFVESRHIGSAVLLSADGSVVTELGDINTPIYARSALKPFQALAAMQSGVPLRGAQVAVACGSHTGSLDHMDVVAGMLKAAGVREDQLQCPEAWPQDETARNWLVRSEKGKSRLAFNCSGKHAAFLWACTENGWDTHSYLEPNHPLQQRIRSVIEEYAGEKIAHLGIDGCGAPVAAVSLKGLARGFSHLAKAPGDQSFSARAATIATSMLDYPWAVQGRGEANTMVMDELEIIAKIGAEGVLAMATPQGVSVAVKILDGNVRATSLVALTLLAAAGAVDIPGVASVLEKVVEPVMGGGQPVGKIRLGPAVSALLDQ, encoded by the coding sequence ATGCCGCACAATCCACATGCCACCTTCACCGTGGACTCCGCCGTCGAACTGGCTGTGATCGAGCGCAGCGGGTTTGTGGAGTCCCGGCACATCGGTTCAGCCGTCCTCCTGTCCGCGGACGGTTCCGTGGTCACCGAACTGGGGGACATCAATACGCCCATTTATGCCCGGTCCGCCCTGAAGCCTTTCCAGGCGCTGGCGGCCATGCAGTCCGGCGTTCCGCTGCGGGGAGCCCAGGTGGCAGTTGCCTGCGGCAGCCACACCGGATCACTGGACCACATGGACGTGGTGGCCGGGATGCTGAAAGCGGCAGGCGTCCGCGAGGACCAGCTTCAGTGCCCCGAAGCGTGGCCGCAGGACGAGACTGCCCGGAACTGGCTGGTACGTTCCGAAAAGGGGAAGTCCCGGCTGGCGTTCAACTGTTCAGGCAAGCACGCGGCCTTCCTCTGGGCGTGCACCGAAAACGGCTGGGATACCCACAGTTACCTGGAGCCCAACCATCCACTGCAGCAACGGATCCGCAGTGTGATCGAGGAATACGCGGGCGAGAAGATCGCCCACCTGGGCATCGACGGGTGCGGGGCGCCAGTGGCAGCAGTGTCGCTAAAGGGCCTGGCCAGGGGTTTTTCGCATCTGGCGAAGGCTCCGGGTGACCAGAGTTTCAGTGCCCGCGCCGCAACCATCGCAACCTCCATGCTGGACTACCCATGGGCGGTCCAGGGCCGCGGCGAGGCCAACACGATGGTGATGGATGAGCTGGAGATCATTGCCAAGATCGGGGCCGAGGGAGTCCTGGCCATGGCCACCCCGCAGGGCGTGTCCGTGGCCGTCAAAATCCTGGACGGAAACGTCAGGGCAACCTCGCTGGTGGCCCTGACGCTCCTCGCCGCTGCCGGTGCCGTGGACATTCCTGGTGTTGCCAGCGTCCTGGAGAAAGTCGTGGAACCGGTCATGGGCGGCGGACAGCCGGTGGGCAAGATCCGGCTGGGCCCGGCCGTTTCCGCGCTCCTGGACCAATAA
- a CDS encoding SDR family oxidoreductase, which produces MNNPQPAGRVAVVTGAGSGIGREVARQMLADGYRVALAGRREAQLLETADGHPDALVVPCDVTLPDDVARLFEAARQKWGRVDVLFNNAGIFGPAASVDEISVDDWNATVAVNLTGSILCAAAAVRTMKAQEPQGGRIINNGSISAHSPRPRTVAYTVTKHAMTGLTKSIELDGRGFGITCGQIDIGNTATDIMDTIGVGSGALQADGSRRVEPMFPVADAASAVLMMANMPPTASVGSVVVTAAGMPFIGRG; this is translated from the coding sequence GTGAACAATCCCCAGCCCGCCGGACGCGTCGCCGTCGTCACCGGTGCCGGCTCAGGTATAGGCCGGGAGGTAGCCCGGCAGATGCTGGCCGACGGGTACCGGGTTGCCCTGGCCGGGCGGCGGGAGGCGCAGCTGCTGGAGACGGCGGACGGTCACCCGGACGCGCTGGTGGTGCCGTGCGACGTTACCCTGCCCGACGACGTCGCACGGCTTTTCGAAGCCGCCCGGCAGAAGTGGGGACGGGTGGATGTGCTGTTCAACAACGCGGGCATCTTCGGCCCGGCCGCCAGCGTGGACGAGATCAGTGTGGACGACTGGAACGCCACGGTAGCGGTCAACCTCACGGGTTCCATACTGTGCGCCGCGGCCGCCGTCAGGACCATGAAGGCCCAGGAACCGCAGGGCGGTCGCATCATCAACAACGGCTCCATCTCTGCGCATTCGCCGCGCCCGCGGACCGTGGCCTACACGGTGACCAAGCACGCGATGACGGGCCTCACCAAAAGCATCGAGCTGGACGGGCGTGGCTTCGGGATCACCTGCGGCCAGATCGACATCGGCAATACGGCCACCGACATCATGGACACCATCGGGGTGGGCTCAGGCGCGCTGCAGGCGGATGGCAGCCGCCGGGTTGAGCCGATGTTTCCGGTGGCCGACGCGGCCAGCGCCGTGCTGATGATGGCCAACATGCCACCAACGGCCAGTGTGGGCTCCGTCGTGGTGACCGCGGCGGGGATGCCCTTCATCGGCCGCGGCTAA
- a CDS encoding aspartate/glutamate racemase family protein: MRILVANVNTTTSMTDSIAAQARSIAAPGTEIVGITPRFGADSCEGNFESYLAAIAVMDAVTSYAEPFDAVVQAGYGEHGREGLQELLDVPVVDMTEAAASTAMFLGHKYSVVTTLDRTVPLIEDRLKLAGLDARCASVRASGMAVLELEEEPERAVEAIINQALQAVSQDKAEVIVLGCGGMAGLDEQIRQRAGVPVVDGVASAVTIAESLVRMGLSTSKVRTYAAPRPKTVIGWPLNSNAVPASL; the protein is encoded by the coding sequence ATGCGCATACTCGTCGCCAACGTCAACACCACCACGTCCATGACGGACTCCATAGCCGCCCAAGCCCGCAGCATCGCGGCGCCGGGAACGGAAATCGTGGGCATCACGCCCCGGTTCGGTGCCGATTCCTGCGAAGGCAACTTCGAAAGCTACCTGGCGGCCATCGCCGTGATGGACGCCGTGACCTCCTACGCCGAGCCCTTCGACGCCGTCGTTCAGGCCGGCTACGGCGAGCACGGTCGGGAGGGACTGCAGGAACTGCTTGACGTTCCCGTAGTGGACATGACCGAGGCCGCGGCCAGCACCGCCATGTTCCTCGGCCACAAATACTCCGTGGTCACCACCCTCGACCGGACCGTCCCGCTGATCGAAGACAGGCTCAAGCTTGCGGGTCTGGACGCCCGCTGTGCCTCGGTCCGGGCCAGCGGCATGGCCGTCCTTGAACTCGAGGAGGAACCGGAGCGTGCCGTGGAAGCCATCATCAACCAGGCCCTGCAGGCCGTCAGCCAGGACAAGGCCGAGGTCATTGTGCTTGGCTGCGGAGGCATGGCGGGCCTGGACGAGCAGATCCGGCAGCGGGCCGGCGTCCCCGTGGTGGACGGCGTGGCGTCCGCGGTGACCATCGCCGAGTCCCTGGTCCGGATGGGCCTGTCCACCTCGAAAGTCCGGACCTACGCTGCGCCGCGGCCCAAGACCGTCATAGGCTGGCCGCTGAACAGCAACGCCGTGCCGGCGTCGCTCTAA
- a CDS encoding molybdopterin-dependent oxidoreductase: protein MTKLRNWLKAPATMAALAGVVAAAVVLAVAELIGAFFTARATPLFALGSTFIDFTPSWLKDFAIATFGTGDKAALFVGMGLTIAVLACVLGVVAYHKWALGVLGVLFMGTVIIASVVTRAGVDPVDAFPSVLGTLAGLVTLRLLIAPLWGLKAWPEAPADVADGRHPATTRRRFFAATGITAAAAGIAATGGRLLSAARSNIAQAREALQLPSPAKAAPPVPAGVQSAVAGVPPWTTPNGDFYRIDTALSVPEINADDWELRIHGLVEEEVRLTFQDLLDADLIESHVTLTCVSNPVGGNLAGNAKWLGLPIREVLKQARPKDGADMVLSTSIDGFSASTPLEVLQDDRDAMLAIGMNGEPLPLEHGYPVRMVVPGLYGFVSATKWVVDLEVTRFADSKAYWTERGWSERGPIKTMARVDVPKSFAKVPAGKVALGGTAWAQTRGITKVEIQVDDGDWAEAELSTEASLITWRQWSYEWDAAPGAHYIKVRATDGSGEVQTDQRADPVPDGASGWQSVMVTVE, encoded by the coding sequence ATGACAAAGCTTCGGAACTGGCTCAAGGCTCCCGCCACCATGGCTGCACTGGCAGGCGTGGTGGCGGCCGCCGTCGTCCTTGCCGTTGCGGAGCTGATCGGTGCATTCTTCACCGCACGGGCTACCCCGCTGTTCGCCCTGGGATCGACCTTCATCGACTTCACCCCCTCCTGGCTGAAGGATTTCGCCATTGCCACGTTCGGCACCGGTGACAAAGCGGCGCTGTTCGTTGGTATGGGCCTGACCATCGCCGTGCTCGCATGCGTGTTGGGCGTGGTGGCGTACCACAAATGGGCCCTGGGCGTCCTGGGCGTCCTGTTCATGGGCACCGTCATCATTGCAAGCGTCGTGACCCGCGCCGGCGTGGACCCGGTGGATGCGTTCCCCAGCGTGCTCGGAACGCTCGCGGGCCTCGTAACCCTGCGGCTCCTGATAGCCCCGCTGTGGGGACTGAAGGCCTGGCCTGAGGCGCCCGCCGATGTTGCCGACGGCCGGCACCCCGCAACCACCCGGCGCCGGTTCTTTGCGGCAACGGGAATCACCGCGGCAGCAGCGGGAATTGCGGCAACGGGTGGCCGGCTCCTCAGTGCCGCCCGGAGCAACATTGCCCAAGCGAGGGAGGCCCTCCAACTGCCCTCTCCTGCCAAGGCCGCACCCCCCGTACCCGCAGGCGTCCAGTCAGCGGTGGCAGGCGTTCCGCCGTGGACAACGCCCAACGGCGACTTCTACCGCATCGATACCGCCCTCAGCGTTCCGGAGATCAACGCCGATGACTGGGAACTCCGGATCCATGGACTGGTGGAGGAGGAAGTGCGCCTCACCTTCCAGGACCTGCTCGACGCCGACCTGATCGAATCACACGTGACCCTCACCTGCGTCTCCAATCCGGTAGGCGGAAACCTGGCAGGCAACGCCAAGTGGCTGGGCCTGCCCATCCGGGAGGTCCTCAAGCAGGCCCGGCCCAAGGACGGGGCGGACATGGTGCTCTCCACCTCCATCGACGGCTTCAGCGCCTCCACTCCCCTGGAAGTACTCCAGGATGACCGTGACGCCATGCTGGCCATCGGCATGAACGGCGAGCCCCTTCCACTGGAGCATGGCTACCCCGTGCGGATGGTGGTTCCCGGCCTGTATGGTTTCGTCTCCGCCACCAAATGGGTGGTGGACCTGGAGGTGACCCGTTTCGCCGACAGCAAGGCCTACTGGACAGAGCGTGGCTGGTCCGAACGCGGACCCATCAAAACGATGGCGCGGGTGGACGTGCCCAAGTCCTTCGCCAAGGTGCCTGCAGGAAAGGTAGCCCTGGGCGGCACTGCATGGGCGCAGACCCGGGGCATCACCAAGGTGGAAATCCAGGTAGACGACGGGGACTGGGCCGAGGCCGAACTGTCCACCGAGGCGTCGCTCATCACCTGGCGCCAGTGGTCCTATGAGTGGGACGCCGCGCCCGGTGCCCACTACATCAAAGTCCGGGCCACTGACGGCTCCGGTGAGGTGCAGACGGACCAGCGCGCAGACCCCGTCCCGGACGGTGCGTCGGGCTGGCAGTCCGTGATGGTGACGGTGGAATAG
- the purD gene encoding phosphoribosylamine--glycine ligase has product MKVLVIGPGGREHAIVRSLLADPNVSEVHAAPGNAGISKLVPTHSINATDPDAVAALATKLTVDLVVVGPEAPLAAGVSDAVREAGIPVFGPSKAAAQLEASKAFAKEIMAEAGVPTAMAMVATNAEEAASALDTFGAPYVVKDDGLAAGKGVVVTRNREEALAHAQSCFDAGGSVVIEEFLDGPEVSLFVLCDGHNTVALSPAQDFKRIFDSDEGPNTGGMGAYTPLEWAPEGLVQEVIDRVAQPTVNEMARRGTPFVGVLFVGLALTSRGTRVIEFNVRFGDPETQAVLARLKTPLGALLLAAAKGELDKAEELRWAKETAVAVVVASENYPDTPRTGDRIRGLKKVEELEGVHVIHAGTAFDEYGKVVSAGGRVLAVVALGSDLVEARERAYDGVELVQLEGSQFRSDIGGKAARGEIKVPSAATSSLPVTKAKA; this is encoded by the coding sequence GTGAAGGTACTCGTCATCGGCCCCGGAGGCCGCGAACACGCCATTGTCCGCTCCCTGCTCGCCGACCCCAACGTGTCCGAAGTCCATGCGGCGCCTGGCAACGCCGGCATCAGCAAGCTGGTCCCCACCCACAGCATCAACGCCACCGATCCGGACGCCGTCGCCGCGCTCGCAACCAAGCTCACCGTTGACCTGGTTGTAGTGGGCCCCGAAGCTCCGCTCGCCGCAGGCGTGTCCGACGCCGTCCGCGAGGCCGGGATCCCCGTCTTCGGGCCCAGCAAGGCCGCCGCGCAGCTTGAGGCCTCAAAGGCGTTCGCCAAGGAAATCATGGCCGAAGCCGGAGTACCCACCGCGATGGCCATGGTGGCCACCAACGCTGAAGAAGCCGCCTCGGCGCTCGATACCTTCGGCGCCCCCTACGTGGTGAAGGATGACGGACTCGCAGCCGGCAAGGGTGTGGTGGTCACCAGGAACCGCGAGGAAGCGCTTGCCCACGCGCAGTCCTGCTTCGACGCCGGCGGCTCGGTGGTCATCGAGGAATTCCTGGACGGGCCCGAGGTCTCCCTGTTTGTGCTCTGCGACGGGCACAACACCGTGGCGCTCTCACCGGCCCAGGACTTCAAACGCATCTTCGACAGCGACGAAGGCCCCAACACCGGCGGCATGGGCGCCTACACGCCGCTTGAATGGGCACCCGAAGGCCTGGTCCAGGAGGTCATCGACCGCGTGGCCCAGCCCACCGTCAACGAAATGGCGCGTCGCGGCACCCCCTTCGTGGGCGTCCTGTTCGTGGGACTCGCACTGACCTCACGTGGCACCCGTGTCATCGAATTCAACGTCCGCTTCGGCGACCCGGAAACCCAGGCGGTCCTCGCCCGGCTCAAGACGCCCCTCGGTGCCCTGCTGCTGGCAGCGGCCAAGGGGGAACTGGACAAGGCTGAAGAGCTGCGCTGGGCGAAGGAGACCGCCGTCGCCGTCGTCGTCGCGTCCGAAAACTACCCTGACACCCCGCGGACCGGCGACCGCATCCGCGGGCTTAAGAAAGTGGAAGAGCTCGAAGGCGTGCATGTGATCCACGCCGGCACCGCCTTTGACGAGTACGGCAAGGTGGTCTCCGCCGGTGGGCGCGTGCTCGCCGTCGTTGCGCTCGGCAGCGACCTCGTGGAGGCGCGCGAAAGGGCGTACGACGGCGTGGAGCTGGTCCAGCTCGAAGGCTCCCAGTTCCGCAGCGACATTGGCGGCAAAGCCGCGCGCGGCGAAATCAAGGTCCCGTCCGCGGCGACCAGCTCCCTGCCCGTGACGAAAGCGAAGGCCTAG
- a CDS encoding sterol carrier family protein — translation MAVARRRIDVEEGAAALASWRKAAESPSDAPLPRAVLATAVRYSLEEVTARAPGNSVEVRVPPFGVTQCVEGPRHTRGTPPNVIECDAATWLAMVTGQLGWADAVGAGKVAASGLRADLSQLLPL, via the coding sequence ATGGCCGTAGCCCGCCGTCGTATTGACGTCGAGGAAGGCGCAGCGGCGCTGGCATCATGGCGGAAAGCCGCCGAATCGCCGTCGGACGCGCCCCTGCCCCGGGCCGTCCTGGCTACCGCCGTGCGCTACTCGCTCGAGGAAGTAACCGCCCGGGCACCGGGAAACTCCGTGGAAGTCCGCGTCCCGCCCTTCGGCGTCACGCAGTGCGTGGAGGGGCCCCGCCACACCCGTGGCACCCCGCCCAACGTTATTGAGTGCGACGCCGCCACCTGGCTGGCGATGGTGACCGGCCAGTTGGGCTGGGCGGACGCCGTCGGGGCGGGCAAGGTGGCTGCCTCGGGGCTGCGGGCAGACCTGTCGCAGCTGTTGCCGCTCTAG